Within the Miscanthus floridulus cultivar M001 chromosome 17, ASM1932011v1, whole genome shotgun sequence genome, the region GCTGAAGAATAATCCAACAGGACATCCACATATAGTCTGAGATTGCCAATCAAGATGCATGGTCTATAATCATGCATTGTACTGTACGTGCTAACGTGCGAGACTGGTCTCGCCCGAATAAGTTGCTATCCACACAGGGCACAGTTTGGAGTTTTCCTACTCCCTTCctctagaaaaaaaaaaacacacaattTTAGTTTTGAATCTGGACActttaaaactaaaattatgtttttttttctagacTAAGGGAGTACTCCGTGATTGCATGAGCCTCCTGATCATTAAAAAAAATTGCATGACCCTGTCCAAACTGTTCTTGCCACAAACACTATTCCTCTTTAGCTTGTGTTCCAGCTTCTAACAACTGCATCCTGCCATAGTGCCATGAATCGATGATCGTTCTCATGTCGCTACCACCGGCACGGCGACGCGATCGGCCGCCCATGATGCACAGAGCGGTGACACGAGTGGGGCCTGCGTGCCTTAGTTTCTGCTTGTCCTGACGCACATTATTATTTGGTGCCGCATCTGACCGTGTCCGTGGCGGCGTGGCCCGGCATGCTCGTGCCGCGCGCAGCCATTAATGGCACGTACGCGGGCCCGTGTCCTTGCGCATCGTCCCGGTCGGATAGGGCCACGCCACGGCCCACGGCCTCTTCATCGTGCCACCAACCCGGCCGGCCACCACACCGCCATTGATTTGTTACTCGTTGGTAGATTCAGTGAAAGCGTGTCGTGTGTTCCGGTGTCTGCCGGCCTGTTTGGAGTTTGGTCCTGACGGTGGATATGGCGCATGCGTGCAAATGCAGGTGGTGGTGTGGGTTGCGGCGCCGGCGATGATCCGCGCGGGGTTGACGACGCCGGTGATGACGGTGCTGCTGGTGTCGTTCCTGCTCGGGTACCTGCCCAAGATCTACCACGCGGCGCGCCTGCTCCGGCGGATGCAGCGCCAGTCCGGCTACATCTTCGGCACCATCTGGTGGGGCATCGCGCTCAACCTCATGGCCTACTTCGTCGCCGCCCATGTACGTACGTTACGTCGTCGGTTAGCAGCGTTGGCTGCCATTGCCAACCAACATGCAGTAGCTAACAAAAAGGTCGCTCCGCTCGTGTCGCGATGAGTTGCAGGCTGTGGGCGCGTGCTGGTACCTGCTCGGCGTCCAGCGGGCCAGCAAGTGCCTGAAAGAGCAGTGCCTccgggcggcggccggcgggtgcGCGCGCAGCAGTGCGGTAGCCTGCGCGGCGCCGCTCTACTACGGCGGCTCCCCCTCCTCCGCCGGGATCGTCGGCAGCGGCGACAGGCTCGCCTGGGCCCGGAACGCGCAGGTCCGGGGCACGTGCCTGTCCAGCGGCGGCGACAACTACCAGTACGGCGCGTACTCGTGGACGGTGATGCTGGTGGCGAACCCGAGCCGCGTGGAGCGGATGCTGCTCCCGATCTTCTGGGGCCTAATGACGCTCAGCACGTTCGGCAACCTGGAGAGCACGACGGAGTGGGTGGAGATCGTGTTCAACATCGTCACCATCACGGGGGGGCTCGTCCTCGTCACCATGCTCATCGGCAACATCAAGGTGTTCCTGAACGCGACCACGTCCAAGAAGCAGGCCATGCACACCCGGCTCCGCAGCGTGGAGTGGTGGATGAAGCGCAAGAACCTGCCGCGGAGCTTCCGCGCCCGGGTGCGCCAGTTCGAACGCCAGCGGTGGGCCGCCACGCGCGGCGTCGACGAGTGCCAGATCGTGCGCGACCTCCCCGAGGGACTCCGCCGGGACATCAAGTACCACCTCTGCCTCGACCTCGTCCGCCAGGTCCCCTTCTTCCAGCACATGGACGACCTCGTCCTCGAGAACATCTGCGACAGGGTGAAATCCCTCATCTTCCCCAAGGGAGAAACCGTGAGTGTCTCTCTGCTCTGTGTCATCATCTCATCAGCTCAGCCTGAATGAACAACGATCGACGACATCTACGACCACTGATATCTGCTCTACATGCAAAAACGTACAGATCGTGAGGGAGGGCGACGTGGTGCAGCGGATGCTGTTCATCGTGCGGGGCCACCTGCAGTGCAGCCAGGTGCTGCGGAACGGCGCGACGAGCAGCTGCACGCTGGGGCCCGGCAACTTCAGCGGCGATGAGCTGCTGTCCTGGTGCCTGCGCCGCCCGTTCCTGGAGCGCCTCCCGACGTCGTCGGCGACGCTGGTGACGCTGGAGAGCACCGAGGTCTTCGGCCTGGACGCCGCCGACGTCAAGTACGTGACGCAGCACTTCCGCTACACCTTCACCAACGACAAGGTGCGCCGCAGCGCGCGCTACTACTCGCCGGGGTGGCGCACCTGGGCGGCTGTCGCCGTGCAGCTGGCATGGCGGAGGTACAAGCACCGCAAGACGCTCTCGTCGCTGTCCTTCATCCGCCCGCGGCGCCCGCTGTCCCGCTGCTCGTCGCTCGGGGAGGAGAAGCTCCGCCTGTACACGGCCATCCTCACCTCGCCCAAGCCCAACCAGGACGACGACTTCTAGCTAGCTAGGCCGTTCCAGGCCGGCGGCTTCTTCGTGAGCACGTATCTAATGCAAGTTCCGATTGGGAAACGACGAATTTCGTTCCTCCACAGACATTCACTTGTATGCAACGCCGCAAGGAGCGTGCGTAGCCACTTTTATactttatttttctcttacatttGCATTATAACCTTGTTCTTAGTCATGTTCTTTCACCTCTAGATTGGCTGCACGTGTATATTTTCACATGATTATATCAATTTTTCAAAGTGCGGAAAGTTTGAGAGTTGTTGGAGAACGGTTttttaatttaacaaaaaaaaaattaaaattggaGCTGGGTTTTCAAAACTCTTAGAGATACTCTAATATGATTTGACCAAGGCATCTCGGGCggtgacaccgtcaccgtttttTTTCTTGATCACGCAAAAGGTTTACGCGTCTTTCTATTAAGGTAGAAAAAAGTTTAATATAACATGCTTTAGCGACGCTCTAGAGGGTTAGAAGAGTTGTACATGGACGATCAGACCTATCCTAATGTAATGAAATCTATAGTGTTATATTAAACACTGATCAACCCGAATTGTTACACCGTCGCCATGACTATTTTCCACCCTAATCCACGTGTGATTCTCCTTCAGTGGCAAGCGAATGACCATTTGTATCAGAACTGCGGGAACAGACTTAGCGGAAGATGATACTTAGAATTTAACTAAAAATGGTAGTTACAAGCATAATTACTAATTAAATGTAGTAGATAGAAGTGTACCGATCTTCCTACGTTGCCTCTTTTAATTGCTCAACAGCAAGGCATGCATGAGGTAACTCGTAGCCATTAAGGttcttagagttttttttaaaaaaaccatggttttggaaaatactttggtTTTAAGTGCCATGAAGTGTTTGAGTGCAACAAACTTTATGATTTTGAATACCATGGTATTGCTAAAACTGTAGTCTTTTGGGAGTTTTAAAAACTCCACTCTAGATCTCTTTTTTCTAAACCGCGGTTTTGCACATCAATATTTCTAAAACTACAGTTTCTTAATTATATGGTTTCTTAGGAGGTGTTTGGGACCGCTTCGCTCCATGTTTTTCAGCCAAAGGGTTTCAGCTATACGCACtatgttcgagaaaaaaatggtagagttgtgagagcacctaaagaggtgcttcactgtggcagaaccatccgaaatagcatacttacggaggtgctcgtctttcgccagacactaagcaccccgaaatcaaactacagcgagcggtgtccgtcgggcacaccccgagggagaacccgaaagatccacatctttcccaaggatccaataatgagaacgagttacaatacaagtccattttatacattagagtttcttaaaaagtacattattacaataccaaataccagagtacgGAATGTATAACAGCGAAATttaaaaagataacatctagtgatacgggtgaaaggtccttgtttggttttggtaattgagtgacaacttaggtggactaattatgtttatgtgagatacacaggtgattagtccacaggtacatgtgtgtgagcaacatataccatgaaggtgaaaatggcttggagatgttgcaaaagctcacacatgtgatgatgaaggagcttaatgcacatgagacatgacattgagtcatgtgatcaaggtggagaagatcaagacaagacttggcttgatggaccggttgcaagcgtgaagggcaagtcgaaggctttggagtgatggaccgcgtggcggtgagcttgagcaagacttggcgccgatggacgatggcaacggtgaagagcaagtagagtcaagatcgatgaaccaatatgatcacgtgatgatatgaagtggatcatatcattgttgatcgtgtcggtgcatgtgttgcatcgacattggaggagatggaatggaatgcgcaaggcaaaggtataacctagggcatttcatttcaccggtcataggtgtgtagagaagtttatgaccgggtttaggatagatggccgtactatcaagaggggcaaacttgtttgcatatcggtcatctagtgccactcgagtgatctaactttgcattgtcgctaggatcgagtggcgtggcaagttgagtggctaacatcctttgggaaatgattgtgaaaatgctaacacacatacacatggtggtgtacacttggtggtgttggcacatttacaaaggcggtggtgtttgcagggttgagatgggtttgggtccctctctccctcgatgaaccaatatgatcacgtgatgatatgaagtggatcatatcattgttgatcgtgtcggtgcatgtgttgcatcgacattggaggagatggaatggaatgcgcaaggcaaaggtataacctagggcacgctttcgggaaaatggaatgtctattttctattgcgccggatgcaaattcttgtggttagcacacttgagcaagggtgaagagaatggagaagatgctggcgtcggtcaactgaccggacgctggatctgaatgcaccggacgctggcaggctgcgtccggtcgcgctgacgtggagtgtagcagtcgctggagtgtgaccggacgctggctgcgtccgatcgcattcgaccggacgcgtccggtcatgctcgggagcttactggaaacgaccgg harbors:
- the LOC136516552 gene encoding cyclic nucleotide-gated ion channel 4-like, whose product is MSSDLSARSSPSSSTASPSDDSRRKEQARHATNASRSRWRRRVQWRLGLGGGGAAWALDPRARWVRDWNRAYLLACAAGLMVDPLFLYAVSLSGPLMCLFIDGWLAAAVTALRCAVDAMHVWNVATQLRIARGAGAALDKRVAGGTGDEEQQQGAEEDDDEAAAAEAARKLPEDATSRKGMLLDFFVILPVMQVVVWVAAPAMIRAGLTTPVMTVLLVSFLLGYLPKIYHAARLLRRMQRQSGYIFGTIWWGIALNLMAYFVAAHAVGACWYLLGVQRASKCLKEQCLRAAAGGCARSSAVACAAPLYYGGSPSSAGIVGSGDRLAWARNAQVRGTCLSSGGDNYQYGAYSWTVMLVANPSRVERMLLPIFWGLMTLSTFGNLESTTEWVEIVFNIVTITGGLVLVTMLIGNIKVFLNATTSKKQAMHTRLRSVEWWMKRKNLPRSFRARVRQFERQRWAATRGVDECQIVRDLPEGLRRDIKYHLCLDLVRQVPFFQHMDDLVLENICDRVKSLIFPKGETIVREGDVVQRMLFIVRGHLQCSQVLRNGATSSCTLGPGNFSGDELLSWCLRRPFLERLPTSSATLVTLESTEVFGLDAADVKYVTQHFRYTFTNDKVRRSARYYSPGWRTWAAVAVQLAWRRYKHRKTLSSLSFIRPRRPLSRCSSLGEEKLRLYTAILTSPKPNQDDDF